A single window of Longimicrobium sp. DNA harbors:
- the hutI gene encoding imidazolonepropionase has protein sequence MTRSFDTILFTGAAEVAVCSGPSRQSEDADPTATVRGAAVAVAGGRIAEVGPEAELRARYPGAAEVDCAGGTLTPGLVDSHTHAVFGRWRTEEYALRCQGVPYMEIARRGGGINASVRDLRSRSEDELVELALPRLRDLLANGITTAEVKSGYGLSTEDELKTLRAIRRLASMQPIELVPTFLGAHEVPPEYRERRDAYVDLLVEEMIPAVAEAELARFCDVFMEPGVFDRAQSERILRAGLDHGLRPKIHADELEGSGGAELAVELGAASADHLGDVSEAGIAALAGSRTVATLLPATLFFLGRPKFAPARALLDAGATVALATDFNPGSSPTPSLPFVMTAACSRMGMSPAESLRAATAGGAAALELTDGRGTLTPGAPADLVLWSCGSAGEIPYRLAAPVVEGVWKAGVRVVGGELVQSGG, from the coding sequence ATGACCCGTTCGTTCGATACCATCCTGTTTACCGGCGCCGCCGAGGTCGCGGTTTGCTCGGGGCCGTCACGCCAATCAGAGGACGCGGACCCCACCGCCACCGTGCGAGGCGCGGCCGTCGCGGTGGCGGGTGGGCGCATCGCGGAGGTCGGCCCGGAGGCGGAGCTGCGCGCGCGCTACCCCGGCGCGGCGGAGGTGGACTGCGCCGGGGGCACGCTGACGCCGGGGCTGGTGGATTCGCATACGCACGCCGTCTTCGGCCGCTGGCGCACGGAGGAGTACGCGCTCCGCTGTCAGGGCGTGCCGTACATGGAGATCGCGCGGCGCGGCGGCGGGATCAACGCATCGGTGCGCGACCTCCGCTCGCGCAGCGAGGACGAGCTGGTGGAGCTCGCCCTCCCGCGCCTGCGCGACCTGCTGGCGAACGGAATCACGACCGCCGAGGTGAAGAGCGGCTACGGTTTGTCCACCGAGGACGAGCTGAAGACGCTGCGCGCGATCCGCCGCCTTGCGTCCATGCAGCCGATCGAGCTGGTCCCGACCTTCCTCGGCGCTCACGAGGTGCCGCCGGAGTACCGCGAGCGGCGCGACGCCTACGTGGACCTGCTGGTGGAGGAGATGATTCCGGCGGTGGCGGAGGCGGAGCTGGCGCGCTTCTGCGACGTGTTCATGGAGCCGGGCGTCTTCGATCGCGCACAGAGCGAGCGGATTCTGCGCGCGGGACTCGACCACGGGCTGCGCCCCAAGATCCACGCGGACGAGCTGGAGGGGAGCGGCGGCGCCGAGCTGGCCGTGGAGCTGGGCGCCGCATCCGCCGACCACCTAGGCGACGTGTCGGAGGCGGGGATCGCGGCGCTGGCCGGGTCGCGCACGGTGGCGACGCTCCTCCCTGCGACGCTCTTCTTCCTGGGCCGACCCAAGTTCGCCCCCGCCCGCGCGCTGCTGGATGCGGGCGCGACCGTGGCGCTGGCGACGGACTTCAATCCTGGCTCCTCGCCCACACCGAGTCTCCCCTTCGTGATGACGGCCGCGTGCTCGCGGATGGGGATGTCGCCCGCCGAGTCGCTCCGCGCCGCCACCGCCGGCGGTGCCGCGGCGCTCGAGCTCACGGATGGCCGCGGGACCCTCACGCCCGGCGCCCCGGCCGACCTGGTGCTCTGGAGCTGCGGGTCGGCGGGGGAGATCCCGTACCGGCTGGCGGCGCCGGTGGTGGAGGGGGTGTGGAAGGCGGGGGTGCGGGTGGTGGGGGGGGAGCTGGTGCAGTCCGGCGGTTGA
- a CDS encoding tetratricopeptide repeat protein, which produces MANIGKLRDQARAYEQRDQWREAIGAYRQILESPEGGEVDIALWNRIGDMHLRLNETDRAVEAYEAAVSAYVEVGLYNNAIALCRKILRLVPGRINTYRRLGQISAAKGFLADARQNFLEYADRMRRAGKLKESFEGLKEFADLSPDDTEVRRLLADQLLAHGQRNEAVVQLRTLLGPLIRRGDEEAADAVRAQIREIDALASIEPLAQATEAAASDDFDVYDGGKVRVAGPAAPEPPESPAGFEIGAAIDGDDEPVELPSIEGLEVSMDFSRPDAAPAPVEEEPREEEDDLPLLDFDAAPDPAAYGEVSLQVPDEEDDEPLPLIDDEDEDALPMLDVGSDFGAVELPAFEPEPAPPAPDRLEQLRSRVATNPEDAEARDALIDLLHERGAHDEVPRILDEAHRALAAQGLFREAVGPISQLIRLNPGEGHLLQKRVEYAFRSGDRSAMVDGYLALARFFETGGSRDKARAVYGRVLEIEAYNPEARGALEAMDDAARRARAAAPPPPPPPPPSAPANEYVDLGALILGDEDERAPTTRFIVEEKEPTGDEDRDFADMLAHFRQKVAENIEAEDSSSHYDLGLAFKEMGLIDEAIAEFQVALRGGANPLATLEVLGQCFVEKGQYPVASRVLERALRLPEVADAELVGVLYLLGRSHEALGNSAQAVELYERVLSVDIRFRDAAARADALRGAGRATGF; this is translated from the coding sequence ATGGCGAACATCGGAAAGCTGAGGGACCAGGCTCGCGCCTATGAGCAGCGGGACCAGTGGCGCGAAGCCATCGGCGCGTACCGCCAGATCCTGGAGAGCCCCGAGGGCGGCGAGGTCGACATCGCCCTGTGGAATCGCATCGGCGACATGCACCTCCGCCTCAACGAGACGGACAGGGCGGTGGAGGCGTACGAGGCGGCCGTCAGCGCGTACGTCGAGGTGGGGCTGTACAACAACGCCATCGCGCTCTGCCGCAAGATCCTGCGGCTGGTGCCGGGGCGCATCAACACCTACCGGCGCCTGGGGCAGATCAGCGCGGCGAAGGGGTTTCTGGCGGACGCGCGCCAGAACTTCCTGGAGTACGCGGACCGGATGCGCCGCGCCGGGAAGCTCAAGGAGTCGTTCGAGGGACTCAAGGAGTTCGCGGACCTCTCGCCCGACGACACCGAGGTCCGCCGCCTCCTCGCCGACCAGCTCCTGGCGCACGGCCAGCGCAACGAGGCGGTGGTGCAGCTGCGCACCCTGCTCGGCCCGCTCATCCGCCGCGGCGACGAGGAGGCGGCGGATGCGGTGCGCGCGCAGATCCGCGAGATCGACGCACTCGCCAGCATCGAGCCGCTGGCGCAGGCCACCGAGGCGGCCGCGTCCGACGACTTCGACGTGTACGACGGCGGCAAGGTCCGGGTCGCCGGGCCCGCCGCTCCAGAGCCGCCCGAATCGCCCGCCGGCTTCGAGATCGGCGCGGCCATCGACGGGGACGACGAGCCGGTGGAGCTGCCGTCGATCGAGGGGCTGGAGGTCTCGATGGACTTCAGCCGCCCCGACGCCGCGCCCGCGCCGGTGGAGGAAGAGCCGCGCGAGGAGGAGGACGACCTCCCCCTGCTCGACTTCGACGCGGCGCCGGATCCGGCCGCGTACGGCGAAGTCAGCCTGCAGGTGCCGGACGAGGAGGACGACGAACCACTTCCGCTGATCGACGACGAGGACGAGGATGCGCTCCCGATGCTGGACGTGGGGAGCGACTTCGGCGCGGTGGAGCTGCCGGCGTTCGAGCCGGAGCCCGCGCCGCCCGCGCCCGACAGGCTGGAGCAGCTCCGCTCGCGCGTGGCGACGAATCCCGAGGACGCGGAGGCGCGCGACGCGCTGATCGACCTCCTCCACGAGCGCGGCGCGCACGACGAGGTGCCGCGCATCCTGGACGAGGCGCACCGGGCGCTCGCGGCGCAGGGGCTCTTTCGCGAAGCGGTCGGGCCGATCTCGCAGCTCATCCGCCTCAACCCCGGCGAGGGACACCTCCTGCAGAAGCGGGTGGAGTACGCGTTCCGGTCCGGCGACCGCTCGGCGATGGTGGACGGGTACCTGGCGCTCGCCCGCTTCTTCGAGACGGGCGGCTCGCGGGACAAGGCGCGCGCCGTCTACGGGCGCGTGCTGGAGATAGAGGCGTACAACCCCGAGGCCCGCGGGGCGCTGGAGGCGATGGACGACGCCGCGCGCCGCGCCAGGGCCGCCGCGCCTCCGCCCCCGCCTCCGCCGCCCCCATCCGCCCCCGCGAACGAGTACGTGGACCTGGGCGCGCTCATCCTGGGCGACGAGGACGAGCGGGCACCGACCACGCGCTTCATCGTCGAAGAAAAGGAGCCCACAGGGGACGAGGACCGCGACTTCGCGGACATGCTGGCCCACTTCCGCCAGAAAGTCGCGGAGAACATCGAGGCGGAGGACTCCTCCAGCCACTACGACCTGGGGCTCGCCTTCAAGGAGATGGGGCTGATCGACGAGGCCATCGCCGAGTTCCAGGTGGCGCTGCGCGGCGGGGCCAACCCGCTGGCCACGCTGGAGGTGCTGGGGCAGTGCTTCGTGGAGAAGGGGCAGTACCCGGTGGCGAGCCGCGTGCTGGAGCGCGCACTGCGGCTTCCGGAGGTGGCCGACGCGGAGCTGGTGGGCGTGCTCTACCTCCTGGGCCGCAGCCACGAGGCGCTGGGGAACTCCGCGCAGGCGGTGGAGCTGTACGAGCGCGTCCTCTCGGTGGACATCCGCTTCCGCGACGCGGCGGCGCGCGCGGATGCGCTGCGGGGCGCCGGGCGGGCGACGGGTTTTTGA